The genomic interval GTGGAGACGAGGGCCACCGCAGCCAGGGATGCCGCCGCGTAGGCCGACCGCCTCCGCCTCGGCAGCCTCCGGCGGCCGCCGATCGCCGGGTCTCCCATCGCATCTCCCCTGGTGGAATGACGATCTGCCTGGTCCCACCCGCCCTTCTAACGCACCCAACATAGCATGGGCTGGACGATCCTGCTGCTGCCGGACGTCCGTCAGACGTACCGGAACAGCGGCGGGAAGACGATCAGGACGATCGCCGCCCACGCGGCGTAGACCGGCAGGTAATCCGTCTGCCAGCGTTCGAGGCGGGAGAACGGGCCCCGCCCGCGCAGGAACCTCACGTAGAGCACGGTCGACCAGGCGAGGTTGACGAGCAGGATCGCGTTCTCGCCCAGCGCGGCCACGCGGTTGGGGCTGAAGCCGAACTCGGAGATGCGCGCCGCGATCGCCCCCAGCGCCAACGCGTCGGCCAGCAGCGCGCCCACCAGCAGCACCACCTGCAGCACGTCGAAGACGCCGGGGGGCGCCCGGTGGTCGCGGGCGGACACGGAGTAGAGCAGCAGGCCCAGGACCACCACCAGCAGCAGGTCGAAGGCGATGAGCACGTCGCGCCGGACGTCGACCCCGCGGCCGGTCCACAGCTGGGTCGCCAGGAAGATCACCAGCATGGCGGCGAACAGCGGCGTGAACAGGCGCGTCAGCACCGGCGCCATGTTCTCGATCACGCTCTGCTTGGCCTCCACCAGCCAGGAGGCGACGACGACCGCCCCCATGACGCCGCACGGCAGCAGCCACTGCTCGAAGAAGGGCTCGATGTCCACGCCGATGGCCTGGAAGATCAGCCCCGTGAACCCCGCCAGCACGCCGCCGCCGAGGGCGATCAGCACGTAGTAGATGAACAGCTCGCCCGAGAAGCGGATGAAGTCCATGCGGCCGTCCGCCTGCCCCCACCGGCCGCCCGCGTACGCGACGCCCACGGCCAGCCAGAGCGCGATCGGCAGGTGCAGCGCCGAGAGCACCTCGAGGGAGCCTCCCGGAGCGAACGGGTAGACGTTGGCGAACACGCCCGCCGCGACGAAGGCCACGGCCAACCGGCGGAGGGTCCCGGCGCCGGGCCGCCGCTTCCAGACGAAGTACCCGGCCA from bacterium carries:
- a CDS encoding permease prefix domain 1-containing protein, encoding MTNPGHARSLEDQIDQWRSYLHRRQAIQAVDVAELEDHLREQVAGLTEAGLDADEAFLVAVKRMGNLDALSREFAREHSDRLWKQLVLDPDDPVKPRGSARREATVAFGLAVAAAAAIKAPALFGFRWGEDEGFYARNLGLFVLPLLAGYFVWKRRPGAGTLRRLAVAFVAAGVFANVYPFAPGGSLEVLSALHLPIALWLAVGVAYAGGRWGQADGRMDFIRFSGELFIYYVLIALGGGVLAGFTGLIFQAIGVDIEPFFEQWLLPCGVMGAVVVASWLVEAKQSVIENMAPVLTRLFTPLFAAMLVIFLATQLWTGRGVDVRRDVLIAFDLLLVVVLGLLLYSVSARDHRAPPGVFDVLQVVLLVGALLADALALGAIAARISEFGFSPNRVAALGENAILLVNLAWSTVLYVRFLRGRGPFSRLERWQTDYLPVYAAWAAIVLIVFPPLFRYV